Part of the Aquamicrobium lusatiense genome is shown below.
GCAAGGTCCATGGCCTTATCGATGCGCATCTGCAGGCCGTGCGGCGACTTGGCGCCCTTCTCGAAGCTCTTCTTCCATTCGCGCATGGCGGCAACGAAGATCGAGCCCATGCCGCTGGTCTTGCGGTCGGAGAGGGTGCGATAGAGTTCTTCCAGCGACTGGCCGGACCAGAATATCTGCTCGAAACGATTGAGCGCCGAGCGCATGCGGCCATAGGAGACGATCTTTTCGAAGATGATCGCCCACGTCCACACCGATGCGCCGAGCAGGCCGATCATGACCAGCTTGACCACCCAGTTGGCCTGCATGAACAGGGCCCAGATCGACAGATTCGCCGCCGGTTCGGCAAGAGCGATATTTTCCATCCAAACGTTCCTTAAAACTTCACGGGCGCTGGGCGTCCGCCGGCCCACGACGCTTTAACCCTTCATGGTCCAGCGCGCCGAACCCCGCCGCAAATGCCTGCGATCAGCGCCGTTTGCGGCCTTGTCGCGGCAAATGTTGGTAAAAGGAAGGCGCGCCGATTCCTTCGATTTTCATCGAAACCTTCATGAACCGTTATGGTTAAGGATGCGTTAGAGCATCGGACCGAAAAGTGGAATCCGGTTTTCGGTTATTCCGATGCTCCACCAATAATTCAGATCGCCGTGCGTCCGAATGGACGCACGGCGATCTGAAACAACGCCGTTTCCGGCACGACAGGATCTCTTTTTCTCATGCCGGGTTTCCGGCACGATCTTGCCTGAAATGGCGGCCGGTTTTCGGAATGTTGTTCTCAGGCGCAAGATGCGCTGCGCAGATCAGCCGATATTTTCTGTGGTGCCGGCGGAACATTTGTGCCCACCGGCCGCGGATTTTTCAGGATTTCGGCATGAAGGCCGCGATCCAATCTTTCGGAAACCGGCGCGGACGGCCGTTCTCGCCGATGATGGCAGCCTCCACCCGCGCCTCCACCAGCAGTTCCTCGCCCCGCCTGAGCTGCTGGGCCATGGTGATACGCGCGCCCGACACGTCTACCGTGCGGGTCTCCACCGTCAGCATGTCGTCGATGCGGGCGGGCGCGCGGAAATCGATCTCCATGCGCCGCACGATCCAGACGATCTTTTCTCCGCCTTCACCGGCAGCAAGCGCCGTGTGATGAACGCCGACCAGTCGCAGGAAGTCCGAACGCCCACGCTCGAAAAACTCCAGATAGCGCGCATGATAGACGACGCCGGAGAAATCGGTATCGGCATAGTAGACGCGCGCCAGCAGCCGGTGGCCGAATTCCGTGAGCTCTCCGGAAAGGGCTGCTTCCTGTGCCGCAAGTGACGGTCTTTGGCTGGTCATTGCCTCACCTTTCTGTCGGTTCATCCGTACCACACCACATGCTGCGTCGCGGAAAATGGCTCGCAGAGCCTCTCCTGCAGGAAGACAGGCAGCAGCGGCAAGCCTGCCAGAACAGTCCGGCTCAGTT
Proteins encoded:
- the tolQ gene encoding protein TolQ; its protein translation is MENIALAEPAANLSIWALFMQANWVVKLVMIGLLGASVWTWAIIFEKIVSYGRMRSALNRFEQIFWSGQSLEELYRTLSDRKTSGMGSIFVAAMREWKKSFEKGAKSPHGLQMRIDKAMDLALTREMERLEGNLGFLATIGSAAPFIGLFGTVIGIMTSFQAIAGSKSTSLAVVAPGIAEALLATAIGLMAAIPAVIAYNKLSSDAGKLAGRMEGFADEFSAILSRQIDEKVARS
- the ybgC gene encoding tol-pal system-associated acyl-CoA thioesterase yields the protein MTSQRPSLAAQEAALSGELTEFGHRLLARVYYADTDFSGVVYHARYLEFFERGRSDFLRLVGVHHTALAAGEGGEKIVWIVRRMEIDFRAPARIDDMLTVETRTVDVSGARITMAQQLRRGEELLVEARVEAAIIGENGRPRRFPKDWIAAFMPKS